A single Glycine soja cultivar W05 chromosome 14, ASM419377v2, whole genome shotgun sequence DNA region contains:
- the LOC114384861 gene encoding uncharacterized protein LOC114384861 isoform X2: MAQQRATSDTRPNNLAVTPPLQISKDVQGSDNPIPLSPQWLLPKPGESKPGSGSVENHVVSNSPFGHHSETVKTSGNGEDVLDTHKKKDVFRPSMFDSESGRRDRWRDEERDTKSSIRKDRWKDGDKDLGDSRRVDRRTDNLSAKNFAEARRGASDNHRWNDSGNRETNFDQRRESKWNTRWGPDDKEPEGIREKWSDSGKDGDSYLEKGLFNISNQGKDEKEGDHYRPWRPNYSQSRGRVDPSHTTPNKPASTFSYGRGRGDNTPPVSSLGHGRAGSFGSSLSSTYPGTALEKVEGGREENRPFKYNRTKLLDVYRMTGMGTDRKLVDDFVQVPNLTQDEPVEPLAFLAPNSEELTVLKGIDKGEIISSNAPQVPKDGRSSTDFTHTRRMKPGSAPFQYRGEDGGSYKVPDEVSSNRDSSVEGNSSVHPGAPWRTMPMGEHATAQFHDSRDVISDVRFRKADLNSPQPKDPHNQWENNLGYLSDPKEVAKWQANEDPVIKRQLSGILDSELETRRVPQTAPEELSLLYKDPKGLIQGPFKGIDIIGWFEVGYFGIDLPVRLENSAVDSPWFSLGDVMPHLRAKARPPPGFSAPKANDFTDVPGQQISSTFGNTLAGLNEVDILRSDSGHRQGSDTEAENRFLESLMSGSKNSPPLDNLTLSEGLQGFVGSNPGNMGPSGVDSGNNLYLLAKRMALERQRSLPNPYPYWPGRDAAASFAPKTDVVPDASLHSKLLYSVSDNSRQPQSQSSELMSIIQGLSDRMSAGLNNGAAGWPNYPLQGALDPLQNKIALLHDQNFPQMPFGIQQRLPIQNQLSLSNLLAQAADNPSNTLTAEKLLSTGLSQDPQILNMLQQQHLLQLHSQAAAQAQQMPLIDKLLLLKQQQKQEEQQQLLRQQQQLLSQVLQDQQSSQLFNNSSFGQLQGVIPLGNLRVDPSQLQPPQEIFPMSSQMPIPSVHNDHSSNSLNLPPKDSQDTSGNVSSEASIHLPHQLFGGNSCPENWGPNLTEQISEKSSQLFNNSSFGQLQGVIPMGNLCVDPSQLQPPQEIFPMSSQMPIPSVHNDHSSNSLNLPPKDSQDTIGNVSSEASIRLPHQLFGGNSCPENWGPNLTEQISEKYQNKTFPISTLVESSPLLDQNRPREEPHIGLEPHSVSDYTANSVEQLPPSNFTPDVVVTSISKPDENSGHLHCVAPTIALSSAGSNRIELPPVSGPGMEVKTKLDIVHEEQHSGRDISVSEPSPADIRSIKSHEPKKATEKKSKKQKSAKSQSSDQTKGVLKSVTSQPANQAEVEIPKLSELGEANRAESLHETNMQQTRVKGTQIGSAVIEAVDHQQAGGWSANVTGNVTGSVDVGEAKAASSIVMQKAEVPAGRAWKPAPGVKPKSFLEIQQEEQRKAETEMLVSNIAVSVNSMSLVSPWAGVVSNPDSMKVSSESHKGANTEYPVKSETSQNLKSKKSHLHDLLAEEVLKKSNEIEAEVLDSILPLHNIAVRSESVDDGNFIEAKDTKRSRKKSGKSKGSGTKASLPVASSEAPIVSSPIEKGKNSCSAQQEKEELPAIPAGPSLGDFVLWKGEREPPIPSPSPAWSTDSGRVPKPTSLRDILKEQERKGSSAIPVSPMPPPQKSQPPQSTWSSASSRSISASSPSKAASPIQINSQASQSKHKGDDDLFWGPMDQSKQDTKQSGFPQLVSQGSRGSKNVPLKGNSPGLLTRQKSVSGKPTERFLASSPASSQSVLKLKKDAMTRHSEATDFRDWCENECVRLIGTKDTSFLEFCLKQSRSEAEMLLIENLGSYDPDHQFIDKFLNYKELLPSDVLDIAFQSRNDKKVTGYGVEGTASVSADILDVDYTEGSSKGGGKKKGKKGKKVSPSVLGFNVVSNRIMMGEIQSVED; this comes from the exons ATGGCTCAACAACGCGCCACCTCCGATACTCGCCCCAACAACCTCGCCGTCACACCGCCATTGCAGATCTCCAAAG ATGTCCAAGGATCTGACAATCCCATTCCACTCTCACCACAGTGGCTTCTGCCAAAGCCAGGGGAGAGTAAACCTGGATCAGGATCTGTG GAGAACCATGTGGTCTCAAACTCACCATTTGGCCATCATTCAGAGACTGTTAAGACATCTGGAAATGGAGAGGATGTTCTTGATACCCATAAGAAAAAGGATGTCTTTAGGCCATCCATGTTTGACTCGGAAAGTGGACGTCGTGACCGTTGGCGTGATGAGGAGAGAGACACTAAGTCCTCCATCCGGAAGGATCGTTGGAAGGATGGAGACAAAGACCTAGGTGATTCTCGAAGAGTGGATCGACGGACAGATAATTTGTCTGCAAAGAACTTTGCAGAAGCACGCCGTGGTGCATCTGATAACCATAGATGGAATGATTCAGGAAATCGAGAAACTAACTTTGACCAGCGGCGTGAAAGTAAGTGGAACACACGCTGGGGTCCTGATGACAAGGAGCCAGAAGGCATTCGTGAAAAATGGAGCGACTCTGGCAAAGATGGTGATTCATATTTGGAAAAAGGTTTGTTTAACATTTCCAATCAGGGAAAGGATGAGAAGGAGGGAGATCACTATCGGCCATGGAGACCTAACTACTCACAGAGTCGTGGAAGGGTAGATCCTTCCCATACGACCCCAAACAAACCAGCCTCTACATTTTCCTATGGGCGTGGCCGTGGGGATAATACACCCCCAGTCTCTAGTCTTGGACATGGCCGGGCTGGTTCTTTTGGTAGTTCTTTGAGTAGCACATACCCAGGAACAGCATTGGAAAAAGTCGAAGGTGGCCGTGAAGAAAATCGCCCCTTTAAATATAATCGGACAAAATTGCTTGATGTGTACAGAATGACTGGTATGGGTACAGATAGAAAACTAGTTGATGATTTTGTGCAAGTACCTAATCTTACTCAGGATGAACCAGTGGAGCCTCTAGCTTTTCTGGCCCCAAATTCTGAGGAACTG ACTGTCTTAAAGGGTATTGACAAAGGGGAGATAATTAGCAGCAATGCACCTCAGGTGCCAAAAGATGGAAGGAGCTCAACAGATTTTACTCATACAAGACGAATGAAACCTGGTAGTGCACCTTTCCAAT ATAGAGGTGAAGATGGAGGTTCTTACAAAGTGCCTGATGAGGTATCCAGCAATAGAGATTCATCCGTTGAAGGAAATAGCTCTGTTCATCCTGGTGCTCCATGGCGAACAATGCCGATGGGAGAACATGCTACCGCCCAGTTTCACGATAGCAGAGATGTAATTAGTGATGTTAGATTCAGAAAAGCAGATCTGAACTCACCCCAACCAAAAGATCCTCATAATCAGTGGGAGAATAATTTGGGTTATTTATCTGACCCCAAAGAAGTAGCTAAGTGGCAAGCTAACGAAGATCCTGTCATTAAGAGGCAGTTGTCTGGCATTTTGGACAGTGAACTTGAAACCAGAAGAGTTCCACAGACTGCTCCAGAGGAGTTATCCCTTTTATATAAAGATCCTAAGGGTCTAATCCAAGGTCCATTTAAAGGAATTGATATTATTGGATGGTTTGAGGTTGGATATTTTGGTATTGATTTACCTGTTCGTCTGGAAAATTCAGCGGTGGACTCACCATGGTTTTCTCTTGGTGATGTTATGCCTCATTTGCGAGCTAAAGCCCGACCACCACCTGGGTTTTCTGCACCAAAAGCGAATGACTTTACAGATGTTCCTGGCCAGCAAATTTCCAGTACTTTTGGGAATACCCTTGCTGGTTTGAATGAGGTTGACATTTTGAGAAGTGATTCTGGGCATAGGCAGGGTTCGGATACTGAAGCTGAAAATAGGTTTCTGGAGTCACTTATGTCTGGTAGCAAGAACAGTCCCCCCCTTGATAACCTGACATTATCAGAAG GGTTACAAGGGTTTGTTGGAAGTAATCCTGGTAATATGGGCCCATCAGGAGTTGATAGTGGAAATAATCTTTACTTGCTTGCCAAGAGGATGGCGCTTGAACGGCAGAGGTCCTTACCCAATCCCTACCCATATTGGCCGGGGCGTGATGCAGCAGCTTCATTTGCTCCAAAAACGGATGTTGTACCAGATGCATCATTGCATTCAAAATTATTGTATTCAGTGAGTGATAACTCCCGTCAACCTCAGTCCCAAAGTTCGGAGTTAATGTCAATCATCCAAGGATTATCCGATAGGATGTCTGCAGGCTTAAATAATGGTGCTGCGGGATGGCCAAATTATCCCTTGCAAGGTGCATTGGATCCCCTACAGAATAAAATTGCCTTGCTTCATGATCAGAATTTTCCTCAAATGCCATTTGGGATTCAACAAAGACTGCCGATACAAAACCAATTGTCTTTAAGCAATTTACTGGCTCAAGCTGCTGATAACCCGTCTAACACTTTGACAGCGGAGAAGCTACTTTCTACAGGTTTATCACAAGATccacaaatattaaatatgctGCAACAGCAACACTTGTTGCAACTGCATTCTCAAGCAGCTGCTCAAGCACAGCAGATGCCCTTGATTGATAAACTCCTGTTGCTGAAGCAGCAACAGAAGCAGGAGGAGCAGCAGCAGTTACTGCGACAACAGCAACAACTGCTTTCACAAGTGTTGCAAGACCAACAGTCTAGCCAGCTTTTTAACAATTCATCTTTTGGACAGTTGCAAGGTGTAATACCCTTGGGGAATTTGCGTGTTGATCCTTCTCAACTTCAACCACCACAAGAGATCTTTCCCATGAGCTCTCAGATGCCAATTCCCAGTGTGCATAATGACCATAGTTCTAATTCTTTGAATTTACCACCGAAAGATAGTCAAGACACAAGTGGTAATGTAAGCAGTGAAGCTTCTATACATCTGCCTCACCAATTATTTGGTGGTAATAGTTGTCCAGAAAATTGGGGCCCTAATCTTACGGAACAAATTAGTGAAAAGTCTAGCCAGCTTTTTAACAATTCATCTTTTGGACAGTTGCAAGGTGTAATACCCATGGGGAATTTGTGTGTTGATCCTTCTCAACTTCAGCCACCACAAGAGATCTTTCCCATGAGCTCTCAGATGCCAATTCCCAGTGTGCATAATGACCATAGTTCTAATTCTTTGAATTTACCACCGAAAGATAGTCAAGACACAATTGGTAATGTAAGCAGTGAAGCTTCTATACGTCTGCCTCACCAATTATTTGGTGGTAATAGTTGTCCGGAAAATTGGGGCCCTAATCTTACTGAACAAATTAGTGAAAAGTATCAGAACAAAACCTTCCCCATATCAACTCTTGTTGAGAGTTCTCCGTTGCTTGATCAGAACAGACCCAGAGAGGAACCACACATTGGGCTGGAACCCCATTCTGTTTCTGATTACACTGCTAACTCAGTGGAGCAGTTGCCACCTAGCAATTTTACACCTGATGTTGTCGTGACCTCAATTTCTAAGCCTGATGAGAACTCTGGACATCTACATTGTGTTGCACCCACCATTGCCTTATCTTCAGCTGGATCTAACAGGATTGAGTTACCACCTGTGAGTGGTCCTGGTATGGAGGTGAAGACCAAATTGGATATTGTGCATGAAGAGCAACATTCTGGAAGAGACATCTCAGTATCCGAGCCCTCTCCAGCAGACATACGAAGCATTAAATCTCATGAACCCAAAAAGGCTACCGAGAAGAAATCTAAGAAGCAAAAATCAGCCAAATCTCAGTCTTCTGATCAAACAAAGGGAGTGCTAAAGAGTGTCACTTCGCAGCCAGCAAATCAGGCAGAAGTTGAAATACCAAAATTAAGTGAGTTGGGGGAAGCCAACAGGGCTGAATCATTACATGAAACAAACATGCAACAAACAAGAGTTAAGGGAACTCAGATTGGAAGTGCAGTCATAGAGGCAGTTGATCACCAACAAGCTGGTGGCTGGTCTGCTAATGTTACTGGCAACGTCACTGGATCAGTTGATGTGGGTGAGGCCAAGGCAGCTAGCTCTATTGTGATGCAGAAAGCTGAAGTACCTGCAGGACGAGCTTGGAAACCTGCTCCTGGTGTCAAACCAAAATCTTTCTTAGAAATTCAACAGGAAGAACAGAGGAAGGCAGAGACTGAAATGCTTGTATCTAATATTGCTGTTTCTGTCAATTCAATGAGTCTGGTAAGTCCCTGGGCTGGGGTTGTGTCCAATCCAGACTCTATGAAAGTTTCTAGTGAAAGTCACAAAGGAGCCAATACAGAATATCCTGTTAAATCTGAAACTTCTCAAAATCTTAAAAGCAAGAAAAGTCATCTACATGATCTATTAGCAGAAGAAGTTTTAAAGAAATCTAATGAAATAGAAGCTGAGGTTCTAGATAGTATATTGCCCTTACATAATATAGCTGTACGTTCAGAATCCGTGGATGATGGCAATTTTATTGAGGCAAAAGATACTAAAAGAAGCCGAAAAAAGTCAGGAAAATCAAAGGGTTCGGGAACTAAAGCTTCATTGCCAGTTGCATCTTCTGAGGCACCTATAGTTTCAAGCCCCATTGAAAAGGGAAAAAACTCCTGTTCAGCACAGCAAGAGAAAGAAGAATTGCCTGCCATCCCAGCAGGACCCTCTCTGGGAGATTTTGTACTATGGAAAGGAGAGCGAGAACCACCAATACCATCTCCTTCTCCAGCATGGTCTACTGATTCTGGTAGAGTTCCAAAACCAACTTCATTAAGGGACATTCTGAAGGAGCAGGAGAGAAAAGGCTCTTCTGCAATTCCTGTGAGCCCAATGCCTCCCCCTCAGAAATCTCAGCCTCCTCAGTCTACATGGAGCAGTGCTTCGTCACGGTCAATTTCAGCATCCTCTCCATCTAAAGCTGCTTCTCCAATTCAGATAAATTCCCAAGCTTCTCAATCAAAGCACAAAGGGGACGATGACTTGTTCTGGGGTCCAATGGATCAATCTAAGCAAGATACTAAGCA GTCAGGTTTCCCTCAGCTTGTGAGCCAGGGTAGCCGGGGTTCGAAAAATGTTCCCTTGAAAGGTAATTCTCCTGGATTATTGACAAGACAAAAATCAGTGAGTGGCAAACCAACTGAGCGGTTTTTAGCATCATCACCTGCCTCTTCTCAATCAGTGCTGAAGTTGAAAAAAGATGCCATGACAAGGCATTCTG aGGCCACGGACTTCAGAGATTGGTGTGAGAATGAGTGCGTTAGGCTTATTGGGACAAAAG ATACAAGTTTCCTTGAATTTTGCTTGAAGCAATCTAGATCAGAAGCTGAGATGCTTCTTATAGAAAACCTTGGATCATATGATCCTGACCATCAATTCATTGATAAATTCCTCAATTACAAGGAGTTGTTACCGTCAGACGTTTTGGACATAGCTTTTCAGAGTAGGAATGATAAGAAAGTTACTGGATATGGTGTGGAAGGCACGGCATCGGTTAGTGCAGATATACTGGATGTGGACTACACTGAAGGATCCTCTAAAGGAGGTGGAAAGAAGAAAGgtaaaaaggggaaaaaggtCAGCCCATCAGTTTTGGGATTTAACGTTGTGAGTAACCGGATCATGATGGGTGAGATCCAGTCTGTAgaagattaa